In Girardinichthys multiradiatus isolate DD_20200921_A chromosome 10, DD_fGirMul_XY1, whole genome shotgun sequence, the sequence CACCTCCAGAACAAACTGCTTTGCTGAATCAGGGTGAACGAGCACTGGTGCCTAGGTGAACTTGGTCTTCAAAGCGCCGAATGCGTTGTCTGCTTCCGGAGTCCAGCTGAACGGCACCTTGGATGACGTCAGGGCTGTGAGTGGACTGGCCGTCTGGCTGTAGTTCAGAATAAACTTCctataaaaattggcaaagcccagaaaccgTTGTAGCTCCTTCCGAGTAGTTGGAATAGGCCAGTCCTCCACCGCCTTAATCTTGTTGGGGTCAGCGCGAACCTGCCGACCCTCAAGGATGAAGCCCAGGAAGCTGATGGAAGACTGATGGAATTCGCACTTCTCGGCCTTCACGTACAACTGATTCTCCAAAATGCGCTGTAGGACAAGCCGGACGTGCCGGCGATGCTCTGCAGGAGTCTTAGAGTAGACCAAAATGTcatcaaggtaaacaaaaacaaaaagtcccTTAACACATCGTTCACAAGGGCTTGGAATACAGTGGGTGCATTACATAATCCAAATGGCATCACAAGGTACTCAAAATGTCCGAGTGGGGTCTTAAAAGCcatcttccactcatctccctggcggattTGGACCAAGTGGTAAGCGTTTCTAAGATCAAGCTTAGTGAAAATTGTGGCacctgtagaatataaactatttatgtgtgtaatataaaccatctatgtatgtaactggcatgtgtacatagagcataggggttcaagcttagggagtgaagcatagagtccaaagtcataaattagtgaaggacaaggaatcaccgATGGGGtagaagaagacaggggagaacagggcacagagagggcaaggtcataaattggggaaGAAGACAAGGCGGGAGCCAGACAGGACATGAGGTTATATTGTTGTTGGGGAGATATTTACAGACaggatgattgtgtatgtgtactgcatagcagcgaagggtatataaaggtattgtggcccctccaaaacggacaacacacagacgtttccgggtaccagtgtaagtgtgtgtcccctctctgaattcagattggttttaataaacttgtggaaacgtacaactgatctctgactgaggattgtcctttgggtgccaaataaaaagagtcggggagaggtgaggggtaatgtaagagttaactgacggccagtaaagttttcctacctcaacaattggtgacccggatttggcactaactaaaggataattaattgactacgaggcggacgtcgttctacaacaccacagggtcgacccaaaataaaaggtaaggagatctatatttattctccttttgcctgcgaatagtgtaggtggtgttgtgaaatagatatctgttttctcttaaatttacagtctcgatcagttttgggtaaaatatttgttggttgaaataatggaTTATGGTAAAGAAATAATATATGGcgttaaaatatttgttgattgagacaagataaattttagccgagatacttgaatgttgaggctgtaacatacttttcaccaaagatacttaaatggtgacggtgATGAAGCaaataagttccggatttggcaatccaaactcagtcctgacgaggactggggtatttaggctggggttagtaaGAGCCCCCCCGAGGGATTGGGACGCCTCAAAGTGGCCAGGAATAGGACCCCGAGACCTGaactggcaggtgagggaagacagttgagatacttaaatggtgaaactgtaataataagattaagtaaaaggaattccagggagtcaacggaggggttgattcctaggtgtcaaaccgggtttggcatcacagcggtcggaccaggagagattgaaaaagtcccgctgagtggaagggttTAAGGCCCTCTGCgattgtgttaaatatgctttaatttgggaagataagtttggtttttcacagagtggaagttttagggtaaataagttaaatagtttaaagagtttcaagtaaaacagttgatggatagagatgagaaaaataagaaacataagaaaaagattaaaaagcacagagtgcatcaattaaggtgttaaagagttaaaactttcctgcaggaagtttcgtttgtcttaaatattgcgatcagttggaaaagaaaggagtatagtgcatgttatggtggacaactgactgactgataatatttctgtgtgcaaaatctgaacctatattaaacttctcatctgcctctcacacacacacacacacacatgtatgggatttgagtgcaacatctgcgtttttgagtctggactttagaaacctgcccttctcatGGCTACTCGACCAGAGACGGTTCTTCAGCACgacctgaaagagagagagcctGCCTTTCTGCCTGTCTGCCGTAAatcagtgtgagtttccaccagaacgaaactcagaagtagtctggcccaaacccactgagatggacaacgatccatgctgctgcagagccagaagagcgatccactggatttatattgaaagcacatcttatgatcttatgcgggcagaagagaaacaggccggagcaaagttctttctccctcctcgagaagttaaaaatggacaagaaggattgaatgtctcaccaacagacctgaagggcctggttgttttttggactgatagaggactgtgtgccatgacagtctgactctggagcgatttagaaactgatgggggtaacgtacaaacacacacacatttgcataaatcttttcctattttctgcaatgaagaacgcttattaactgctgctcatgtgacacacttgcttgacgttgacagatatagcgggttaaaatattattttagggttagaaaagtatctttaaaagggtgataacttagctcatttgatactttccagttaattctttcagagaaacaagttctctttcgtcgtggaatattcagggtcaattattctagttattaaaagttattaaaagcagaggaagttacaacatctccaaaactcagcagtaaccaagtgtttctatgttattctcaggacagatctcatgaaggagcatttttaaaacccagcgcatacgtaaaacctgatgggtttctccttcaggtattattttctgttgtcagagtttgtatcccataaatctaatgggtagagacctaaTTAAAagaggcttagttctactgcagatggtcttcatacagtttctgacacagtacttccagtttggtgcagtttatgtccgcaagtgctaactgacgcttatggaaagtacaaattcattgtttttcacagcagctgctgggaagaggttatattaattttttccttccctcttctgattcatgcagcgtgttgatttacactgtaccttatatcagatcctgacaaaaactatgaaaggcttggttctgcaggttctttccctttggggaaggaaaggaaacctaatcagttctgtgttgcacagaaatattaaaacacttgttttctaagatatcaccagctaaaacttttaaaacttttgagagtaattggttttgttaaacacattttccttggtaaaacaaacctttaaattgagaatgggaaaaattgggttatttttgaaggtaagaaataatctgattggacagtggtaccacacaaaaattaaactaatctcatgttccataaaagactctgcatagaaaaagtcttcagaaccgtggagttattttccaccacagtaccaagttttttaaagcatgctttttctttattttaaaacagatctgtatttttgttcttgtttttttttttagcataatgtttgtctgaagcttcttatgaactgggttaggagcaaatatgatctgaggtaaattaggagctgtgaactagtgatttttaaatctgattattgtccaagcagaaataatacactcaCAAGTCTGGGAATATTTAGCCACTCCTCTCTTCAATCTGTAGAGAgataacatcattgttcaatgcagcaaTTTCCatgtaccagtgtaagtgtgtgtcccctctctgaattcagattggttttaataaacttgtggaaacgtacaactgatctctgactgaggattgtcctttgggtgc encodes:
- the LOC124875462 gene encoding uncharacterized mitochondrial protein AtMg00860-like encodes the protein MAFKTPLGHFEYLTPAEHRRHVRLVLQRILENQLYVKAEKCEFHQSSISFLGFILEGRQVRADPNKIKAVEDWPIPTTRKELQRFLGFANFYRKFILNYSQTASPLTALTSSKVPFSWTPEADNAFGALKTKFT